The region CTTTAAATTAAATCGCCTAGGATTTAAGAATGGACACTTACGAACTTCCGCCCCGCTTCAGGTTCGGCATAGAATTCGCCATGCTTGCCCGGCAATGGCGGCGCTCGATCGAAACGCAACTGGAAAGGAACGGGCTGACCGACGCCACCTGGGCGCCTCTGATCCACCTGCATGAACTCGGCGACGGCATAAGCCAAAAAGACCTTGCCGCCCGCGTCGGCATAGACGGATCCTCCCTTGTCCGGCTCCTCGATATCCTCGCTGCCAAGAACCTGATCGAACGGAAAGGGGACAGGACTGATCGTCGCGCCAAGCTTATCTTCCTGACCGCTGAAGGTCGCAAGGAGGTGTCGCATGTACGCAAGGCTCTCAATGCGGCGGAGGCGCATTTTCTCGCCGACGTGAGTGACGACGAGATCGCCAACATGCTCGGGATTCTTCGTAGGATAGACGGACGCCTGAGGGCGACCAAAGAACACGCGGGGAGAGAACCTTGATCCCGGTGCCGGCAGCCCACGCTCTCGGCTTCAATCCTGAAAGGCTCGCCTTCAGCTTCCGAACGGCGCTCGCGTCCTGCGCCGCACTCGTCATTGCCTGGCTGATGGAACTCGAACACCCGCAATGGGCGGCCATGACGGTTTTCGCCGCCGCCCAACCCAGCCGAAACATGCTCGTCGAGAAGAGCTTCTTCCGTGCCGCCGGCACAGTAATCGGCAGCGTGATCGGAGTCCTTCTCATCCTCGCGTCAGGAAGCCACCAATTGCTCCTCGTTGCAGGACTGGCGGCATGGATAGGCATATGCGCATTCCTCGGAAATGTTCTGCGCGGCTTTCTGTCCTACGGAACAATTCTCGCGGGCTACACCGCCGCAATGGTGGCGCTGCTGGAGACCGCGCACCCCGGACACATCTTCGCCCTCGGCGCGGACAGGGCGCTCACCGTTCTAACGGGCGTCCTGGTCGGATTGATCGTGGGGCTGCTGTTCACGCCGAAAGAGGCACCTGACGAACTTGCCGGGCGAGTGCGCCAGCTTTCGGCGCGCCTGTTGCGCGCAATGGCGGACCGCGTGGATGGCCATTCCACAGAAGGAGAGGACTGGCATAACTCGACGTTGAGCGAGATTGCGGTAATCGACGAACTCCTCGATCCCCACGGAGCCGGCTCGCTTCGCTCCAGGCGATCCGCTCGGACATTGCGCGCAGTTCTCGCCGCACATGTCTCCGCGTTGCTATGGATGAAGGGCAGGGCGCAGCCAAAACGCGATCCGGCGCTTGGCCGGGTCCTCGCGCGTGCTGCCGATGCCCACGAAGGAGCTGCATCGCCTGCCGAAATCGCCGTGGCGCTGGAAGAGGCGGCAGCTCTCGCCGCGGATCGCACTACCCTGCATGCGGTGATCGAGCGAATGCGAACCGCATTGCTCGAGCGAGCCTCGGTCGTAGACAGGCATAGCCAACCCGCGGATGAAAGCGAACTCGGCAAGCTTCGCCTGTTGCATCCCGTGATCCTGCACCAGGACTGGATCGGAGCCCGGCAGGCGGCGATACGTGCGACCGCCATCCTTCTCCTGATCGGCGTGGTGTGGATCCTGACCGGCTGGTCTTCCGGCGCCTATGTCATGCTGGGGACATCGGTGATGATCTCCCTGTTCTCGACATTTGAGAACCCCGCCCAGATCATGCGGCAAATCTTCCAGGCCCAGCTGTGCGGGGCGATCGCAGCCCTTGCATGCCGGTGGCTCGTCTGGCCGCATGCGACGAGTGAGTTCCAACTCGTCCTTATGATCATGCCGTTCGTGCTCACCAGTATCATCCCGCTCTCGTTGCAGCGGCCGATCGTGGGTGGGACCGATTATGTGCTGATCCTGCTGCTGCTCTCGCAGCCAGCCTTTCCTCTCACCGGATCCTTCGGCCAATCGTTTGCGACCGCGACTGCGGTCGTTCTCGCTCCGATGATCGCGCTCATATCCTTCAGGCTGATCTTTCCGACGGATGCGCACAGAAGGCTGAACACGCTCATCGCCATGATGGTCCACGACCTGGAACGGATGGCCGCGGCGAGAGACGCAACCAGCCACCAGGTCGCATGGCGTTCCAGACTCTATCACCGGCTGATCCGGCTTGTACGTTGGGCAGATCGTTCCGCCGAACGCGAGCTGTCTCCGGCCGAAGGCGGAATGGCCGTCTATTCCTTAGGCGCATCGATCCTGAGCATGCGCGAACTCGCAGAGCGCGGAGAACTTTCAGCGGGCACGACACGCGCAATCACGATCGCGTTGCGCAGGATCGAGCGCGTCTCGCTGGATCCTGCCCGTGCCTCCGCCGCGCTGGAACGCGCGGCTGAGCGAGTTGCGCACGACGGAGGGAGCGAGGCCGCACTCCTGCAATCAGCGGCACGGGCGATCGACGAGAACCGTCCGTTTTTCGTCCGCGCCCGCCGGGGCGCCGCGAGAAAGCGTTGAGTTCACGCCGCGCGTCATCGCCACCTATGCCGCGGTAATCGAACTGCTGCGCTTTCGCACCACCATCGCCAGCGAGGCGATGATGATCGTGCCAACGATGAAAACGAACGCGGCGGCCGCGATCGCCGGCGAGATGTTTTCGCGGATCGTCGAAAACATCTGCCGCGCCAGTGTCCGCTGGTTCGGGCCTGCTACGAAGAGCGTAAGGACCACCTCGTCCAGCGATGTGGCGAAGGCAAGCACTGCACCGGAGAGAACACCCGGCATTGCAAGCGGCAGCGTCACGCGGCGAAAGACAGTGAATGGTGCAGCACCGAGACTTTCCGCAGCGAGTTCCACCCGCCGATCTATGCCCGCAAGCGCGCCGCTCACGCTCACGATCACAAAGGGCATTGCAACAATGGTGTGCGCGATGATCACGCCCAGATAGCTGTTGGCAATGCCGATTTGAACGAAGAGCACCTGCATGCCGACACCGAGAACCACCGCCGGCACCACCATCGGCAGGAGGAACAGGGTTTTCACCGCACCGAGAAAGAGAATACGCCGATTGCGCAGGCCGAGGGCGGCAGTCGTACCAAGCATGGTCGCAAGCACGGTGGTGCCGCCGCCGACGATGAGACTGTTTACGATCGACCGCCTCCACGCATCCGCCGTCACCAGTTCGCGGAACCAGCGCAGGGAAAACTCCGGTATCGGATAGGTCAGGAATACGCTCGAGGTAAAGGCGAGCGGGAGGATTGCCAGCAAGGGCGCGATCAGGAAGACGACCACGGCTGCACCGAAGAGAAATCTCACTCCTTTGAACATCTCAGCTTCTCCTCGGATCTTCTGCGGACAGGCGTCCGTAGACCGCATAAAGCGCGATGGTCACGACCAAGAGGACAAGGCCCATCGCTCCCGCCATGCTCCAGTTCGCCGATCCCATGGCATAGAAGGCAATGACCGAGCTGATCATCTGGTCGCTCGGCCCGCCGATCAACGCCGGGGTGATGTAGTAACCGATGGCGGACATGAAGACGAGGAGCGCACCGGAGGCGAGTCCACGAAGGCTGAGCGGAAGCAACACGCGAAAAAAAGCCCGTAAGGGGTTGGCACCAAGGGAGGAAGCCGCCGGCATGAGATTCCGCGGGATCGAGATCAGTACACTGTAGACCGGGAGCACCATGAAGGGCAGGAGCACATGCGTCATGGCAATGACGACGCCAGTGCGGTTGAAGATCAGGGGCAACGGCGTATCTATCAGATGCAGCGCTTTCAGCGTATCGTTGATCAGCCCGTTTTCCTGCAGCAGAATGAACCAGGCAGCAGTGCGCACCAGGAGCGACGTCCAGAGGGGCAGTAGAACCGCGCCCAGCAAGAGATTGCGCTTCCACCCGGTGGTCGAGGCAGCGAGCATCGCATAGGGGTATCCGATCGCTGCCGCGGCCAGGGTTACCAGTGCGGCGATCCAGAAGGTTCGCAGCATGATCACCCGGTTGGCGGACGTTCCCTCGGGGAGAGACACGATCGAACCCGATGCGTCTCTGGTCAGGTCCACGGCCGCCAGAAGATGGCGGTCGGTGGTCGGCGAAAGGGCATCGGAGATCGCAAGCCAGAACTGTGGCTTCTCCCAGCGCGGATCGACGGCCGCCAGGTCGATCGTGGCGTTCGGATCTTCTATGGCGCGCAGTGTCTTCGACATCAGCGTGCGGAAACCTGATTGAGCGCTGTTGAGCCGCCTCACCATGTCGCCGACCGCCTGGGTGTCCGTCGCCTGGCGCAGATCGCGGACGAGCGCTTCCTTCATTTCCGGAGTGGGCGGCGACTGTCGGTCCCAATCCTTGGTGGCGACGGCCGTTTCGGGAAGGATGTGGAGGACGGCCGTATCCGAGATTGCCTGCGACATCATCGTAAACAACGGCCAGACGAAGAACAGCGCGGTGAAGAGGAGGAGCGGCGCAAGCAGGGCGATCGCGCCTGCATTTCGGGAAAAGCCCGACCTCATGGCGCGATGACCCTGCAATCGCCGGGTCTGAACTCGGCGACAACGGGAGATCCCGGCCGCCATTCATGCGCCTTGCGATCCAGGCGGACGACAAAGTCGTGGCCTGCGCCGTCCAGTTGAACGCGCAGGTGATCGCCCTGATAGACACAGTCGGCGACGGTCGCAGTCAGGCTGTTGTCTTGCCGTCCGGCGGTCTCGCGCAATTCGATCCTCTCCGGCCGGATCGACAAGAGTACGTCCTGGCCCGTCTTCATCGCTCCGGCGAGCCCGGCGACGACATGGCCGCCCCGTTTCAGGGCCACGCGGACGTGGCCACCGTCGACGCTCTCGATCGTCCCCTCGGCGAGATT is a window of Sinorhizobium sp. BG8 DNA encoding:
- a CDS encoding MarR family transcriptional regulator; the encoded protein is MDTYELPPRFRFGIEFAMLARQWRRSIETQLERNGLTDATWAPLIHLHELGDGISQKDLAARVGIDGSSLVRLLDILAAKNLIERKGDRTDRRAKLIFLTAEGRKEVSHVRKALNAAEAHFLADVSDDEIANMLGILRRIDGRLRATKEHAGREP
- a CDS encoding FUSC family protein; translated protein: MPAAHALGFNPERLAFSFRTALASCAALVIAWLMELEHPQWAAMTVFAAAQPSRNMLVEKSFFRAAGTVIGSVIGVLLILASGSHQLLLVAGLAAWIGICAFLGNVLRGFLSYGTILAGYTAAMVALLETAHPGHIFALGADRALTVLTGVLVGLIVGLLFTPKEAPDELAGRVRQLSARLLRAMADRVDGHSTEGEDWHNSTLSEIAVIDELLDPHGAGSLRSRRSARTLRAVLAAHVSALLWMKGRAQPKRDPALGRVLARAADAHEGAASPAEIAVALEEAAALAADRTTLHAVIERMRTALLERASVVDRHSQPADESELGKLRLLHPVILHQDWIGARQAAIRATAILLLIGVVWILTGWSSGAYVMLGTSVMISLFSTFENPAQIMRQIFQAQLCGAIAALACRWLVWPHATSEFQLVLMIMPFVLTSIIPLSLQRPIVGGTDYVLILLLLSQPAFPLTGSFGQSFATATAVVLAPMIALISFRLIFPTDAHRRLNTLIAMMVHDLERMAAARDATSHQVAWRSRLYHRLIRLVRWADRSAERELSPAEGGMAVYSLGASILSMRELAERGELSAGTTRAITIALRRIERVSLDPARASAALERAAERVAHDGGSEAALLQSAARAIDENRPFFVRARRGAARKR
- a CDS encoding ABC transporter permease gives rise to the protein MFKGVRFLFGAAVVVFLIAPLLAILPLAFTSSVFLTYPIPEFSLRWFRELVTADAWRRSIVNSLIVGGGTTVLATMLGTTAALGLRNRRILFLGAVKTLFLLPMVVPAVVLGVGMQVLFVQIGIANSYLGVIIAHTIVAMPFVIVSVSGALAGIDRRVELAAESLGAAPFTVFRRVTLPLAMPGVLSGAVLAFATSLDEVVLTLFVAGPNQRTLARQMFSTIRENISPAIAAAAFVFIVGTIIIASLAMVVRKRSSSITAA
- a CDS encoding ABC transporter permease, producing MRSGFSRNAGAIALLAPLLLFTALFFVWPLFTMMSQAISDTAVLHILPETAVATKDWDRQSPPTPEMKEALVRDLRQATDTQAVGDMVRRLNSAQSGFRTLMSKTLRAIEDPNATIDLAAVDPRWEKPQFWLAISDALSPTTDRHLLAAVDLTRDASGSIVSLPEGTSANRVIMLRTFWIAALVTLAAAAIGYPYAMLAASTTGWKRNLLLGAVLLPLWTSLLVRTAAWFILLQENGLINDTLKALHLIDTPLPLIFNRTGVVIAMTHVLLPFMVLPVYSVLISIPRNLMPAASSLGANPLRAFFRVLLPLSLRGLASGALLVFMSAIGYYITPALIGGPSDQMISSVIAFYAMGSANWSMAGAMGLVLLVVTIALYAVYGRLSAEDPRRS